A genomic segment from Spinacia oleracea cultivar Varoflay chromosome 3, BTI_SOV_V1, whole genome shotgun sequence encodes:
- the LOC110791787 gene encoding uncharacterized protein — protein sequence MDQYWMNLPRGSEGFKGALNVFLDDYFAKDAIEGQIYCPCKKCSRRFCHSRNVVSDHVVVLGFVKGFREWLIHKESSSSTNNDRQMGSESDSLNACDDIDGLLDDVFRDVDGLNSDHEGVASEPNEEAKKFYKLVEEGKQELYPGCKTFSKLSFIIRLFLFKILNGISNVAFVDLLELLKEAFPMAQLPKSYYESKNIVKDLGLDYKRIHACPNDFILYRNDYEKLDDCPKCGTSRWKSENVPAKVLRHFPTIPRLQRLYMCSETAE from the coding sequence ATGGATCAATATTGGATGAATCTTCCTAGAGGGTCAGAGGGTTTTAAAGGAGCTTTGAATGTTTTTCTTGATGATTATTTTGCAAAGGATGCTATTGAGGGACAAATTTATTGTCCTTGTAAAAAATGTTCAAGGCGCTTTTGTCATTCTAGAAATGTTGTTTCTGATCATGTGGTTGTTCTTGGGTTCGTAAAGGGATTTAGGGAGTGGTTAATACATAAGGAGTCATCTTCATCTACGAATAATGATAGGCAAATGGGGTCTGAAAGTGATTCTCTAAATGCATGTGATGATATTGATGGTTTATTGGATGATGTATTTAGAGATGTTGATGGTCTCAATAGTGATCATGAAGGGGTTGCTAGTGAACCAAATGAGGAGGCTAAAAAGTTTTATAAGTTAGTTGAAGAAGGGAAGCAAGAGCTTTATCCAGGGTGTAAAACTTTCTCAAAATTGTCCTTTATAATTCGCTTATTTCTTTTCAAGATCCTTAATGGAATAAGTAATGTCGCTTTTGTTGATCTGTTAGAGCTATTAAAAGAGGCGTTTCCCATGGCTCAACTTCCTAAATCCTACTATGAATCTAAGAATATAGTGAAGGATTTAGGTCTTGATTATAAAAGGATACATGCTTGTCCCAATGATTTCATTCTTTATAGGAATGATTATGAAAAGTTAGATGATTGTCCTAAGTGCGGAACATCTAGGTGGAAGTCTGAAAATGTCCCCGCAAAGGTTTTAAGGCATTTCCCAACAATCCCTAGGCTTCAAAGGCTATATATGTGTTCTGAGACAGCGGAATGA
- the LOC110800841 gene encoding uncharacterized protein codes for MTKGKKNSKFAPASLSEQTVCEKARQKNLEKHAQRFREFGLEKYAIQLEAKNKALRQEKENINPRKNDQDYVPESESDDDEFGISQDANLVTQAATSKKKERTRVQPPRKNKKQPLCPAMEMDDYVMMQQNMNPSAKKKGRGPTNMFDVHSRKLEARVPIYCNDKGQPIGPEKDRKELTRFLGTIAHDYNWAPLTYTNWKKVPNKDKIWEYVKSKYILPPESEEWVYETLDQSWRGFKCRLKKIHYCAYDSYEERLEHPPERVPEAHFKTLLAYWETNAAKKTSLQNSENCKEQENMHTVGPVSFAMRYDKMLRENGKAPSKREMFEETRHRKEGKVYDRPYDDTQKKIQAMRELEALQADQNSESHKDSFDEVMGNAPGSKRLHGLGVSRKMQKDIKSSTSLILSDKVMDSIKKAVTEDVQKDIITQREEFAKEREAHAAEMERMSKEFEFQASKLQNMIKEPEEPETLDSIAASLGRLRKKDPTLTAEKIAAVLVSTLSSDA; via the exons ATGACAAAAGGGAAGAAAAATTCTAAATTTGCTCCAGCATCATTATCTGAACAAACAGTGTGTGAGAAAGCAAGGCAAAAGAATTTAGAAAAACATGCTCAGAGATTTAGGGAGTTTGGGCTAGAGAAATATGCTATTCAACTAGAGGCAAAGAATAAGGCCCTTAGACAAGAGAAGGAGAACATCAACCCTCGAAAGAATGACCAAGATTACGTGCCCGAAAGTGAAAGTGATGACGATGAGTTTGGTATTTCTCAAGATGCAAATTTAGTAACACAAGCTGCAACGTCAAAGAAG AAAGAAAGGACTAGAGTACAACCTCCTCGTAAGAATAAGAAGCAGCCACTATGTCCGGCAATGGAAATGGATGATTACGTTATGATGCAGCAAAATATGAATCCAA GTGCTAAAAAGAAAGGTCGTGGACCGACTAATATGTTTGATGTCCATTCTCGCAAATTGGAAGCccgtgttcctatctattgtaaTGACAAAGGACAACCTATTGGTCCAGAAAAAGATAGGAAAGAGCTTACTCGGTTCTTAGGAACTATTGCTCATGACTACAATTGGGCCCCTTTAACTTACACAAATTGGAAAAAAGTTCCAAACAAGGACAAAATATGGGAGTATGTGAAA AGCAAGTACATCCTTCCACCTGAATCTGAAGAGTGGGTATATGAAACCCTTGATCAATCTTGGAGAGGATTCAAATGTAGGCTTAAAAAGATACATTATTGTGCATATGACAGCTATGAGGAGAGATTGGAACATCCGCCGGAGAGAGTGCctgaagcacatttcaaaacaCTTCTAGCTTATTGGGAGACTAATGCAGCAAAG AAAACAAGTTTGCAGAATTCGGAAAATTGCAAAGAGCAAGAAAATATGCACACAGTTGGTCCGGTGTCATTTGCCATGCGTTATGACAAGATG TTGCGTGAAAATGGTAAGGCACCATCAAAAAGAGAGATGTTTGAAGAGACTCGTCATcgaaaagaaggaaaagtttATGATCGACCTTATGATGATACGCAAAAGAAGATA CAAGCCATGCGGGAACTGGAGGCATTACAAGCTGATCAGAATAGTGAATCTCATAAGGATTCATTTGATGAAGTGATGGGAAATGCACCAGGTTCAAAAAGACTACATGGACTAGGTGTGTCCCGTAAGATGCAAAAAGATATAAAATCAAGTACATCTTTAATATTGTCAGACAAGGTCATGGACTCTATCAAAAAAGCTGTAACTGAAGACGTGCAAAAGGATATTATCACTCAAAGAGAGGAATTTGCAAAGGAAAGAGAAGCTCATGCTGCTGAAATGGAAAGAATGTCAAAGGAATTTGAGTTCCAAGCCTCAAAATTACAAAATATGATCAAGGAACCAGAAGAACCTGAAACTCTTGATTCAATCGCTGCTTCACTTGGTCGACTACGGAAAAAGGACCCTACCTTGACTGCAGAAAAGATTGCAGCAGTTTTGGTGTCTACCCTTTCAAGTGATGCATAA